A window from Athalia rosae chromosome 5, iyAthRosa1.1, whole genome shotgun sequence encodes these proteins:
- the LOC105692865 gene encoding ankyrin repeat and BTB/POZ domain-containing protein 2 isoform X5, giving the protein MPVQTGGQSCRKDCSCLLCRELKGYHMNSYAENLGRGVDTANFILRRAPPFADVFSAQKNQWRGKPDNDIGGGYESGKVIAAGQRVQVSVGEPVCRKPEPPPKPARRDRSPERNEGDHRHRTVVYFGDTNRVKREAESPAAPDFVSELKKVQQKNTDICDRNTNCDEPVAKLDNSECDQFASPQIQQVYPENNSVEETSNRENHFARIQVKAGATQDAPNEIVLNLSPSRADVLRIEEDESSLEDYWSLPGDTTGFKADWSFVQQWRLRGPTGGGGRELYSAPYAKESSECPQQTGTHNMVHMVAERDTDSVAPTPTPHHPHHSQHHHLSLHELRVLQRRPECTGNSSSDENRSSGHASMSDTGGHTSSSSPPHRHHRTHSPQPLKVVPEDDRLSASVTQRSARTRSGQNRNRHRATPAKLQVPWSGSGLEDIKLAIQQLTMRSHTSTSTYSSLSGSESSEPAVRRLMRHSSLETINTNVTSADEFVWVDSHNRLVELQQLPWTHHDVLRVLQNGRTREHMERVSMETIPRLSYLLQRALVRVGRETQRLAKPLGLCSKHEVYSAFKIVLCPALADSCTKACLRAAAMFAVSGDQLKQSKGSRAGLQLPVGRFLRWMSDVKLGKMVHEYAAVYLAAGIENLLEEILLQCVPNEPHTTLTATMLEHAIANNGDLWGLLQPYAHLNAGRIASGALAMPRWASVSSLGSTSSSRSGREAAGSTLEPSLLTTCVGSISELTDLISKVAQSGRCPVPLTPRALNALFYYMRCSQLEHGERGSGIQELAYERAYVVLPPLVEWLRVATAHAEHRHGSILDHDDIAQAARLLLPGVDCPIRHIRSEEVTLFSKRIDDAEYVRRLTMEMAFKMLTSSRPDLIAQAIPLLPSTKLNTVNDNGHTALTLACINGDECAVAALLDAGADSNVESPAPLSSQVSGTPSKNLLNSSGLKSSPLPKNLGGQAVAITSTKSVNNLNVSSSSGSSGSNICCTQNGFNAETQHWTALTYTALLGNCTIARMLLERGATVEGGAKLSEEKCTVTPLQVATAAGNHEMVALLLAHGAQPFLSTLIKDTFCYSSSAQRGCYSAISVAAAHGQRATLHQLLSHPLTTSSRRSEKEVLSLEEILAEGNAGQQQQTAEGRGGRRDARDPVFSKSQTKTLQEAMYHSAESNHLDITMELRGLGVGWTLHCWMHTLSTAHDMRLDSVIDQLLQDFLQVCPDDYSTQFVQECLPLLFNIFRITYYRKKERLFS; this is encoded by the exons ATGCCTGTGCAGACGGGCGGGCAAAGTTGTCGTAAGGATTGTTCTTGCCTGCTCTGTCGCGAGTTGAAGGGATACCACATGAATTCATACGCGGAAAATCTGGGACGCGGTGTGGATACCGCGAATTTCATTCTTCGGAGGGCGCCGCCCTTTGCGGACGTTTTTTCTGCGCAGAAAAATCAGTGGCGCGGTAAACCTGATAACGATATCGGCGGCGGATACGAATCGGGAAAAGTCATAGCTGCCGGGCAGAGAGTCCAAGTCAGTGTAGGGGAACCCGTATGCAGGAAACCGGAACCGCCGCCAAAACCAGCCAGGCGAGACCGAAgcccggaacgaaacgaagggGATCATCGCCACCGGACCGTCGTGTACTTCGGGGACACCAACAGGGTGAAAAGGGAAGCGGAATCGCCCGCGGCTCCTGATTTCGTTTCGGAACTGAAAAAAGTCCAGCAAAAAAATACGGACATTTGTGACAGAAACACCAACTGCGATGAGCCTGTAGCAAAATTGGATAACAGTGAATGCGATCAATTCGCTTCACCGCAAATCCAGCAGGTTTATCCGGAGAATAACTCTGTCGAAGAGACCTCGAATCGGGAGAATCATTTCGCTAGGATACAAGTAAAAGCTGGAGCAACTCAAGATGCTCCGAATGAAATCGTTCTTAATCTGAGCCCTAGCAGGGCGGACGTGTTACGGATCGAAGAGGACGAAAGTTCTCTCGAAGACTACTGGTCTCTACCTGGTGATACAACGGGGTTCAAAGCGGATTGGAGTTTCGTCCAACAATGGCGGCTCAGAGG ACCCACTGGGGGTGGTGGCCGAGAACTTTACTCTGCCCCTTACGCAAAGGAGTCTTCGGAGTGTCCGCAACAAACGGGAACCCACAATATGGTCCACATGGTGGCTGAACGAGACACAGACAGCGTGGCACCGACGCCAACACCCCATCATCCGCATCATTCTCAACACCATCATCTCAGCCTACACGAACTCCGCGTTCTTCAG AGAAGACCAGAGTGCACCGGTAACAGTTCTTCGGATGAGAATCGCTCATCCGGACACGCTAGCATGTCCGACACCGGAGGTCATACTAGCAGCAGTTCACCACCCCATCGCCATCACAGAACTCACAGTCCTCAACCCCTCAAAGTTGTTCCAGAAGACGATCGTTTGTCAGCCTCTGTAACTCAGAGAAGCGCGAGAACCCGGTCAGGTCAAAATCGTAATAGGCATAGGGCCACTCCCGCCAAG TTACAGGTGCCATGGTCGGGTTCGGGACTGGAGGACATAAAGCTGGCGATTCAGCAGCTGACCATGCGTTCGCATACCTCAACTTCGACTTACTCATCGCTTAGCGGATCTGAGAGTTCAGAGCCTGCGGTGAGACGGCTGATGCGCCATTCCAGCCTCGAGACAATCAATACGAATGTTACTAGTGCAGATGAATTCGTTTGGGTTGATTCGCACAACAGACTCGTTGAGCTACAGCAACTTCCTTGGACTCATCACGACGTCCTGAGGGTGCTTCAGAACGGGCGAACCAGGGAGCACATGGAACGGGTATCCATGGAAACGATACCAAGACTATCTTACCTCCTGCAAAGAGCCCTCGTCAGAGTCGGCAGAGAAACGCAAAGGCTCGCGAAACCACTTGGCCTCTGTAGCAAACACGAAGTTTACAGCGCTTTTAAAATCGTTCTTTGCCCTGCTTTGGCAGACTCCTGTACCAAG GCTTGTCTTCGCGCGGCTGCGATGTTCGCCGTATCTGGAGACCAGTTAAAACAGTCAAAAGGATCAAGGGCAGGGCTACAACTTCCGGTTGGCCGATTTCTCAGATGGATGTCAGATGTAAAATTAGGTAAAATGGTGCACGAATACGCAGCAGTTTACTTAGCCGCAGGGATAGAAAATCTTCTGGAAGAAATTCTACTGCAATGTGTTCCGAACGAACCACATACAACTCTTACTGCGACCATGCTTGAGCATGCTATAGCGAACAACGGTGACTTATGGGGGCTTTTACAACCGTACGCACACTTGAACGCCGGCCGAATCGCTTCCG GCGCCCTCGCGATGCCGAGGTGGGCCAGTGTCAGTTCATTGGGTTCCACGTCGTCCTCTCGCAGTGGAAGAGAGGCAGCTGGTTCTACGCTTGAACCATCGTTACTGACGACTTGTGTGGGCTCCATATCTGAGCTGACTGATCTAATATCCAAAGTAGCTCAATCGGGGCGTTGCCCAGTGCCTCTGACACCCAGAGCTCTGAATGCGCTTTTTTATTACATGAGATGCTCACAACTAGAACACGGTGAGAGGGGGTCCGGAATTCAAGAACTTGCGTATGAACGAGCGTATGTAGTTCTTCCTCCATTGGTGGAGTGGCTGAGGGTAGCTACAGCGCACGCGGAACATCGTCATGGCAGTATTTTGGACCATGATGATATCGCCCAAGCTGCTAGACTGCTTTTACCTGGCGTTGATTGTCCGATCAGACATATTCG CTCTGAGGAAGTCACGCTCTTTTCAAAACGGATCGACGACGCGGAATACGTCCGACGGCTCACAATGGAAATGGCTTTTAAAATGCTTACTAGTTCTCGACCGGACCTCATAGCTCAGGCGATTCCATTACTACCTTCAACGAAGCTGAATACCGTAAATGACAATGGTCATACTGCTTTGACTTTGGCCTGTATAAATGGCGATGAATGTGCCGTAGCCGCATTGCTAGATGCCGGTGCGGATTCGAACGTAGAAAGTCCCGCTCCACTATCGAGTCAAGTTTCGGGAACgccatcgaaaaatttgctaAATTCTAGCGGCCTTAAAAGCTCTCCGTTACCGAAAAATTTAGGAGGACAGGCCGTAGCTATCACGTCAACTAAAAGTGTTAATAATTTAAATGTGTCGAGTTCCTCCGGCAGCAGCGGGTCCAACATTTGCTGTACTCAGAACGGATTCAATGCGGAAACACAGCATTGGACGGCTCTAACGTACACGGCTTTGCTCGGAAACTGCACTATTGCTAGAATGCTACTCGAAAGAGGAGCAACCGTTGAAGGTGGTGCTAAAttgagcgaagaaaaatgCACAGTTACACCTCTTCAGGTAGCAACTGCTGCCGGCAATCATGAAATGGTGGCACTGCTCCTGGCGCATGGCGCACAACCATTTTTGTCGACCCTAATAAAAGATACCTTTTGTTACTCCAGTTCGGCACAGCGAGGATGTTACAG TGCAATATCAGTGGCAGCGGCCCATGGCCAAAGAGCGACTCTACATCAACTATTATCGCATCCGCTAACGACTTCCTCGAGACGCAGCGAGAAAGAAGTTCTATCGCTAGAGGAAATTCTTGCAGAAGGAAATGCCGGTCAACAGCAGCAAACGGCAGAAGGTAGAGGGGGAAGAAGAGATGCTAGGGATCCTGTGTTTAGTAAATCGCAAACGAAGACTCTACAAGAAGCAATGTATCACAGTGCTGAAAGCAATCATCTAG atataacgATGGAACTACGTGGTCTCGGGGTAGGGTGGACACTGCATTGTTGGATGCATACGTTATCAACTGCACATGATATGCGATTAGACTCAGTGATAGATCAGTTGTTACAAGATTTTCTTCAAGTTTGCCCCGATGATTATTCGACTCAATTTGTCCAGGAATGCCTACCGCTGTTGTTCAACATCTTCAG AATAACATATTACAGAAAGAAGGAACGACTCTTCTCCTAG